A segment of the Cytophagales bacterium genome:
AAAACTAAAAAAATAATACCGGTAATTAATAAATATAACATAAATTTATCATTATTATCTACATATTTAAAAAATAAATTTATATCACCAGTAACCAAACCCATCAATAATATCACATACATTTGAAAAAGTACAAGTTCAGCTTTTAGTTTTCTTTCAATTGTATCTTTATTCATCGCTGCAAAAGTAATTAATTTTTTTAAATATTATGATTTTATTCCTACATTTGCATTTTCGGATTTCGGATTTAGAGTATGTTAAATTCAAAACAAGTAGAGGATACATTGGAAAAATCAATAGCTTATCTTAGAAAAAGATATGGGATAGAGCGAGTTGGCTATTATGGATCATACGCCAGGGGGGAACAAACCAAAAATAGCGATGTAGATATAGTTATTGAAGCAATCAGAGATTTAAGCTTTGGAGAGGTTTTGAGGATACAGGAATATTTTAAAAGAAAGCTAAAAGTAAAAGTGGGCTTATTGGAAAAGAAAGATATAAAAAAAAACTATAAAAAATATATAATACCGTATATTATTTATACAGGTGACAGTGAAAAACAAAAAGAAAAAAAGAAAAAAAAAATGAAAAAGAAAACACATATACCCTATTTGGAGGATATGGTTGAATATCTTGGAGAGACAAAGAAGTATGTTACAAATATAGAATATAAGGATTTTGAAAAAGATAAGCAAAAAATAAATGCAGTATTACATGTAATACAAATTGTTGGTGAAGCTGCAAGAAAAATCCCTGAAGAGATAAGAGAGAAATATAGTGATATAGAATGGAAAAAAATTGTAAATATGAGAAATAGAATTGTACATGGATATGGAGGAATAGATTTAAAAACGGTATATGATATTGCGAAGAATGAAGTTCCAGGCGAACTGAAAAAGATCAGGGAGGTTTTGAAAAATGAGAAAAGATTAATAGAGTAGAAAAAAAAACAATGTTTTATTTGCACTAATCAAATTTTGATAATATCTTTGCGCCCTGTATAAATCTTTAACCCTAAAATCAATTTAATCATGGAAAATTTATTTAAAAACTTCAGCAAAGCAGCTTTATTATTACTATTTGTAATTTTTGCTGCTTCATGTAAAAAAGAAAAAGAAAAGGAGCCGCAGCCAACAAGTATTATGCCTGCGAGGTTTTCAATTGATCTTCCAGAGTCAATTAGCTCTGATTCTTTGCAATCATTGAATAGAATAAGTAGTAATCATCAGTTAGAAGGAGATGACATATACAAACATTTAAGAGTGTTTATTCATGTGGGTGAATTTGCAGCAGAAATTATGAATAATATCATAACTACACTTAGTCAAGTCACCGGAGCCGGTACAATTTCAGAAACAGGCGGTGATGGCAGACTTAAATTTTATAAAGTGGTGACAAACTGGGTTGATAATAGTGGTGTAGTAACCTGGGAATTCAAATTAGATGGTTTTGATATTGATCCTATTTCCGGGGATAGTAGTCAGGCTGTCCAGGTATACTGGAACCGAAATCCTATAAGAGGCACTGCAATATTAAATCCTTATAATATGAACAGAAATGAGGAAAATCCTGTTGATTTAAAATTTAGGATTGAATATAGCGAGGATCAAACAAATAATACTAATAATTATGAAAAACAAATGATAGTATCTCTTACCAACATAGACTCTACTGATCAAAACTGGATGAAAAACTTCAAAATGTTTGTTGGTAAAACAGGCGATGTATTGTATCTCTGGGGAAATTCTCATCATCCCTATATTACAATCATTGATACTAACTATGTGGGTGGAAAAAACTGGGCATTTGTTGCACATGGCAACGATGTGCTTGATATTGGTGTGGCATCGGTGGCCTTACCACCTTCCAACACTCTTGCAGCCGACTGGACATTAACCGATTGGCTTACAAATTATTCAATAGATACTGTTTTGACCCAAGAGATATTTGCTTTGGGCATAACAGATACGGCAGCAATTGATGCTTTTTTAAAAGATGCAGTAGCTCCCGGTTATTTTGTCGGCCCAACAGGGTGGGTATCTTCAGGTACCACTGTTCCCCCTAATACCGGATTTACAAACACATTTATTGATTTATCCGGTTTAATGCCTTATGTTCCAAATGAGATTGCTAATCTGACAATAAATTGGCAATAAACATTGAAACTAACTTTTCAAAAAAAGGCTTGGATTTAATTCAAGCCTTTTTTATTTTTGATAAAAACTTTTAAAAGTTATGATCTTTTTATATATATATGAAAACAGATTGTTTAATTGGTCCGCCACAATGCGAACCGCTTATCGGACAGCTTGTTCTTGAGAGATTAGACCTGATCATTGATCCATTAAAAGGAACCATTACACCACGCCCTGAGTCTCCTTATTTGGTATCATTAAAGTTAAAATGATCAATAGATTGAATGTTAATAAATTTATTTATATCTTTGTCCCGCACCCCGAGTACTCGGGGTGCGGGGCTTTGTAAAAATTATGAAAAATAAAGTTACCGATACTAACAAACAGATTGCTTCGCTTCGCTCGCAACAAAAAATACGAGGCACAATAGGGTTGCTTACAAGGGTCAACAGAATAGGTAAATTGACCCGTCTTAACAGGATTGGTAAATTAACAAGAAAAGAAGATGGCAGTAAGGCTACCCATTGAAATCAACGTCTCATCAGTGAAAGCAAATGCATCAGCTTTAGCTAACTCAGGTTATGAAACCATTGAGCCTGAGATACTTGTGCCTTTGTCGTTTGCTAAAAATAATCTTGGTTTATCTACAGAAGATGGGAAGAAGGTAGCTTATCAGGCTGCTGCACATAAAGAGGTACAATTTTATTTTATAGAGAAGAAAGTAAAAATAAAAGTTGTTACCAAGGATAAACAGTCCGTTTATATTGATGCAATACTTTTAATTTCTGAAACCGAAGATCAAGTTGTATTAAATGATAAGCTCGTTGGAAGATTAGGTATTGATTTAGTAAATGTAGCTGAAGGTATTTGGAGATTTACTGATGATCCATCAGATATATCAAGAAAATCTTCTGATACTCAGCTTTTCACTTAATCAAAACCACCAAAATACGAAGTACGAATGAAGAAGTACGAAGTACGAATGACGAAATTCGTACTTCGTACTTAAACAATCTCTTTCTCCTTACTGGTATTGACAAACAAGACATTGCCAATATCGTCATACCCATTAAAGAGCTCTACTGATTTATGTTTTATAGCCTCACTCCTGAAACCAACGATGGTGAGGTCTGCCTCTACTGAATTTTCATTTATTAATTCCCTGACATCCTTGTTTTGTATTTGAGCTACTACATTGATGTTCTTGGCAGAGATTGACAGTCGTCCTGATTTGACAAGCGACATGAGTTTCTCTTTTTGTTCTTCTAATTCTTGCTCGGGATAAAGCGCAAACAGCTTTATACTCCCCTTTTTCCAATCGGGATGGCCTAAAATAATGTATCCTAACAGGATCATCAGGTTTGCATTTTTATAGTCTTTTGAAGTGATCCAAATATGGATCTCCTTAGTACGGCTCCCGATAAATCCCTTTTCGGTGCTTTGTAAAAAGCATATATCAAAATCAGTAGATTGCATCAACTGGAAGTTATTAATAATATCTCCGAGGTATGCAGGGTTGTTTTTACCAAACTCAAACATGATCATGTTATTTTCCTTACCTGTGAATCCCGGCAATTGTATGACCTGTGCAATGGCAGTGGTATAAGAAGGGCTTACTAAGGTATCAAAATAAACATTACTTTTGGTTTCCTTAGACAGACTGATCAATTTTGCTAAAGCCAATTTAGATTCTACATAAGTCTCGGTAGATAAATAACCATTTATAAGGTGAATGTAGGTGCCAAATCCATATTTGTACGAGATCCATTTTAAAACATCAAAAGCAGCCACACGATTAAATGAATGTGATGAAATGCAAACTATTGATGGCCTCCAGTGCTCATCGCGTACATCTTTGTCAGCTTTTTGCAAATAGACCTGTACCTGCCTGCTGAATTGTAATATAGCTCCCTGGAAAAGTGTGATCAATCCTTTCTGGTCCTT
Coding sequences within it:
- a CDS encoding DUF86 domain-containing protein, with the translated sequence MLNSKQVEDTLEKSIAYLRKRYGIERVGYYGSYARGEQTKNSDVDIVIEAIRDLSFGEVLRIQEYFKRKLKVKVGLLEKKDIKKNYKKYIIPYIIYTGDSEKQKEKKKKKMKKKTHIPYLEDMVEYLGETKKYVTNIEYKDFEKDKQKINAVLHVIQIVGEAARKIPEEIREKYSDIEWKKIVNMRNRIVHGYGGIDLKTVYDIAKNEVPGELKKIREVLKNEKRLIE